From the Nitrobacter hamburgensis X14 genome, one window contains:
- the recD2 gene encoding SF1B family DNA helicase RecD2, whose protein sequence is MKPQPEPSSREVLAGLVERVTYHNDGNGYCVLRIKARGHRELVTVVGHAAVISAGEWITALGEWVNDRTHGQQYRAKFLKTSEPTSLDGIEKYLGSGMIRGIGPVYAKKLVRAFGEKVFDTIEAEPERLREVTGIGPVRAYRIAAAWAEQKIVREIMVFLHSNGVGTARAVRIYKTYGADAVQVMTENPYRLARDIRGIGFKTADAIAMKLGIEKTAMIRIRAGISYALTEAMDEGHCGLPTDELVPLAEKLLEVPVELVRIALDLERTEGTVIADSVGETSCVFLAGLHRAERSIAERLIRLANGTLPWPWINPDKALPWVEERIGLTLAGSQMAAIRLALMSKALVMTGGPGVGKTTIVKGILRILAAKGARLLLCAPTGRAAKRMTEATGFEARTIHRLLEVDPKGGGFKRGEDNPLDCDLLVVDEASMVDVMLMQSLIKAAPDKSALLIVGDIDQLPSVGPGQVLADVISSGAVPVVRLTEVFRQAAQSRIIISAHRINHGVIPDLSLPGTDSDFYFVQADDLETVVQRIIELVKTRIPNRFGLDPIRDIQVLCPMNRGGVGARSLNIELQTALNPAGERKVERFGWTFAPGDKVMQIENDYDKEVYNGDIGYIDDVSFEDSELTASFDGRTVIYGFGELDTLVPAYAATIHKSQGSEYLAVVIPVMTQHYTMLQRNLLYTGVTRGKKLVVLVGQKKAVAIAVRNVSGRRRWSKLNEWLVSRTLSMPIR, encoded by the coding sequence ATGAAACCGCAGCCGGAACCATCAAGCCGGGAAGTTCTCGCGGGCCTTGTTGAGCGCGTCACATACCACAACGACGGGAATGGCTACTGCGTTTTGCGGATCAAGGCGCGCGGCCACCGCGAACTGGTCACTGTAGTCGGGCATGCCGCGGTGATCTCCGCTGGCGAGTGGATTACCGCATTGGGCGAATGGGTCAATGACCGAACCCATGGCCAACAGTACAGGGCGAAGTTCTTAAAGACCTCGGAACCGACATCACTCGACGGTATCGAGAAATACCTCGGCTCCGGGATGATTCGCGGCATCGGGCCAGTCTATGCCAAGAAGCTGGTGCGCGCCTTCGGTGAGAAGGTGTTCGATACCATCGAGGCGGAGCCCGAACGCTTGCGCGAGGTAACGGGCATCGGCCCGGTTCGGGCCTACCGCATTGCAGCCGCTTGGGCCGAACAGAAGATCGTTCGCGAAATCATGGTCTTCCTGCACAGCAATGGCGTCGGCACAGCGCGGGCGGTGCGCATTTATAAGACCTATGGCGCCGACGCCGTACAGGTCATGACCGAGAACCCCTACCGCCTCGCGCGTGACATTCGCGGCATCGGCTTCAAGACTGCCGACGCGATCGCGATGAAACTCGGCATCGAGAAGACCGCAATGATCCGGATTCGGGCCGGAATCTCCTATGCGCTGACCGAGGCGATGGACGAAGGGCACTGCGGTCTGCCGACGGATGAGCTGGTGCCGCTTGCCGAGAAGCTGCTTGAGGTCCCGGTGGAACTAGTGCGCATCGCGCTTGATCTCGAACGAACAGAAGGCACGGTCATCGCGGACAGTGTAGGCGAAACGTCCTGCGTATTTCTGGCGGGCCTGCATCGGGCGGAGCGCTCGATTGCCGAGCGGCTGATCCGGCTCGCGAACGGCACACTGCCCTGGCCCTGGATCAATCCAGACAAGGCACTGCCTTGGGTCGAGGAACGGATCGGGCTTACCCTTGCTGGGAGCCAGATGGCTGCGATCCGGCTCGCATTGATGTCCAAAGCGTTGGTCATGACCGGCGGTCCTGGTGTCGGCAAGACCACCATCGTCAAAGGTATTCTCCGTATTCTCGCAGCAAAGGGGGCAAGGCTCCTGCTATGCGCGCCGACCGGCCGCGCCGCCAAGCGCATGACCGAGGCGACCGGTTTTGAGGCCAGGACGATCCACCGGCTGCTGGAGGTTGACCCCAAGGGCGGCGGCTTCAAGCGCGGCGAAGACAATCCGCTCGACTGCGACCTGCTTGTTGTCGACGAAGCCTCAATGGTAGACGTCATGCTGATGCAGTCACTCATCAAGGCAGCGCCAGACAAGTCTGCCCTTTTGATCGTCGGCGACATCGACCAGCTTCCTTCGGTTGGGCCAGGCCAAGTGCTGGCCGACGTCATTTCATCCGGTGCTGTGCCGGTGGTGCGTCTCACCGAGGTGTTCCGGCAGGCCGCGCAAAGCCGCATCATCATCAGCGCACATCGCATCAATCACGGGGTCATCCCCGATCTCAGCCTGCCCGGCACGGATAGCGATTTCTACTTCGTGCAAGCGGACGATCTAGAAACCGTCGTACAGCGCATTATCGAGTTGGTGAAGACACGGATCCCCAATCGCTTCGGCCTCGACCCAATTCGGGACATTCAGGTTCTGTGTCCAATGAACCGGGGCGGCGTCGGTGCGCGCTCGCTAAACATCGAACTGCAGACGGCTCTGAACCCCGCCGGCGAGCGCAAGGTCGAGCGCTTTGGTTGGACGTTCGCGCCCGGCGACAAAGTGATGCAGATCGAAAACGATTACGACAAGGAGGTCTATAACGGCGACATCGGCTATATCGACGATGTTAGTTTCGAAGACAGCGAACTCACCGCAAGCTTCGACGGCCGCACGGTCATTTATGGGTTTGGCGAGCTCGACACGCTGGTGCCGGCCTACGCAGCAACCATCCATAAGAGCCAGGGTTCGGAATACCTCGCCGTTGTGATCCCGGTGATGACGCAGCATTACACCATGCTGCAGCGGAACCTGCTCTATACCGGCGTCACCAGGGGCAAGAAGCTGGTCGTGCTGGTCGGTCAGAAGAAGGCCGTCGCCATCGCGGTTCGGAACGTTTCGGGGCGAAGGCGGTGGTCGAAGTTGAACGAGTGGCTGGTATCAAGAACATTGTCGATGCCGATAAGATGA
- a CDS encoding sunset domain-containing protein: MSLAMANQNLKFAGLVAAAFGIGAFAVGYAPKAIKAWMSCNIKGNVSYNSGMKIYHMPGQEDFASTVITPSRGERWFCSEDEARAAGWRRASR, encoded by the coding sequence ATGTCGCTGGCCATGGCCAATCAGAATCTGAAATTTGCCGGGTTGGTGGCCGCAGCTTTCGGGATCGGCGCTTTCGCGGTCGGCTATGCCCCCAAAGCCATCAAGGCTTGGATGAGTTGCAACATCAAAGGCAACGTCAGCTACAACAGCGGCATGAAGATCTACCACATGCCAGGACAGGAAGATTTCGCTTCCACGGTCATTACGCCGTCACGAGGAGAACGCTGGTTCTGCTCGGAGGACGAAGCCCGGGCTGCGGGCTGGCGCCGCGCCAGTCGATAG
- a CDS encoding cold-shock protein, giving the protein MATGTVKWFNATKGFGFIQPDSGGKDVFVHISAVERAGLSSLNEGAKVSYEVVANRGKESAENLRVG; this is encoded by the coding sequence GTGGCGACAGGTACAGTGAAGTGGTTCAATGCGACAAAGGGTTTCGGATTTATTCAGCCCGACAGTGGCGGCAAGGACGTGTTTGTCCATATCTCGGCCGTGGAGAGGGCTGGCCTTAGCTCGCTCAATGAGGGCGCCAAGGTGAGCTACGAGGTCGTCGCGAACCGCGGCAAGGAATCGGCGGAAAACCTCCGGGTAGGTTGA
- a CDS encoding Rha family transcriptional regulator → MKADPHALELGWSGAQWRLPTMENGMTALTTISHGDALTMSSLEIAGLTGKAHRIVMRDIRSILNALKIEPVGGETRFGSTYLDAKGQVRECFTLPKRERMDEIGSRPFHEWGMSRVLLNF, encoded by the coding sequence GTGAAAGCGGACCCGCACGCGCTCGAGCTTGGTTGGTCGGGTGCTCAATGGCGACTACCAACAATGGAAAACGGAATGACAGCACTAACCACTATCTCGCATGGCGACGCGCTCACTATGTCGAGCCTCGAAATCGCCGGGCTGACCGGGAAGGCTCACCGCATTGTCATGCGTGACATTCGGTCAATTCTCAACGCGCTCAAAATTGAGCCGGTTGGCGGTGAAACCAGATTTGGTTCGACCTATCTCGACGCCAAAGGGCAGGTCCGCGAGTGCTTCACCCTCCCCAAGCGCGAGCGAATGGACGAAATCGGCAGTAGGCCGTTCCATGAATGGGGGATGTCCCGGGTTCTGTTGAATTTCTGA
- a CDS encoding twin-arginine translocation signal domain-containing protein, translating to MARATDSNITSRRNFLVGAGIASAAIVTPLAVVAGVPVAADPIALLAAEFEAAWAASDEFFRNNPTGATNEDCERMFRSVCDLANRIADMKATTLDGLRLKARALMWCDEEVGFMDGNTTDERLARGIVHDLLDLKQANA from the coding sequence ATGGCTCGGGCTACCGATTCCAATATCACGTCACGAAGGAATTTTCTCGTCGGTGCCGGCATCGCCAGCGCTGCCATCGTCACGCCGTTGGCCGTTGTGGCCGGCGTCCCGGTCGCCGCAGATCCGATCGCGCTGCTGGCCGCTGAGTTCGAGGCCGCATGGGCTGCGTCGGATGAGTTCTTTCGTAACAACCCAACCGGCGCCACGAATGAGGATTGCGAGCGGATGTTCAGGTCGGTCTGCGATCTGGCTAATCGCATCGCCGATATGAAGGCTACCACCCTTGACGGGCTGCGGCTCAAAGCCCGCGCGCTGATGTGGTGCGACGAAGAAGTTGGATTCATGGACGGCAACACCACCGATGAGCGGCTTGCCCGCGGCATCGTCCATGATCTCCTCGACCTGAAACAGGCCAACGCCTGA
- a CDS encoding DUF6527 family protein — MNGEAAGYAFRCPWVCGLESWLPIDDGLRGWTWDGSRERPTLRPSVLHRSCGWHGYLTNGVWEIC; from the coding sequence GTGAATGGCGAAGCTGCCGGATACGCATTCCGTTGCCCATGGGTCTGCGGTTTGGAAAGCTGGCTTCCAATTGACGACGGGTTACGCGGCTGGACGTGGGATGGAAGCCGTGAGCGGCCAACGCTTCGTCCTTCTGTTCTGCACCGCTCGTGCGGCTGGCATGGCTACCTGACCAACGGCGTATGGGAGATCTGCTGA
- a CDS encoding type II toxin-antitoxin system RelE/ParE family toxin, translating to MIRSFKDSLAEDAFNGVVRKGFPANLIKIARRKLNYLDAAKALDDLKAPPGNRLEALTGGRKGQHSIRVNDQFRICFVWTDEGPKDVEFVDYH from the coding sequence ATGATCAGGAGCTTCAAAGACAGCCTGGCCGAAGACGCCTTTAATGGCGTGGTTCGCAAAGGCTTCCCGGCCAACTTGATCAAGATTGCTCGACGCAAACTTAACTATCTCGATGCGGCCAAGGCTCTCGATGACTTGAAAGCGCCGCCCGGCAATCGTCTTGAGGCTTTGACCGGAGGCCGCAAGGGTCAGCATTCGATCCGCGTTAACGATCAGTTCCGCATCTGCTTTGTTTGGACCGATGAAGGACCGAAGGACGTAGAGTTTGTCGACTACCACTGA
- a CDS encoding HigA family addiction module antitoxin — MAKKLPPMHPGEVLREEFLVPMHLSAGKLAKACGIPRTRIERIANEQIGITADTALRLAKAFETTTELWLNLQNSYDIRVAKEQIGKDLDKIEPITQRAA; from the coding sequence ATGGCTAAAAAGCTTCCACCCATGCACCCTGGGGAAGTCCTCCGAGAGGAGTTCCTTGTCCCGATGCATCTTTCGGCCGGCAAGCTCGCGAAAGCTTGCGGCATTCCGCGCACTCGGATCGAGCGGATCGCCAATGAACAGATTGGCATCACTGCGGATACAGCCCTGCGTCTCGCCAAAGCCTTCGAGACGACAACGGAGCTTTGGCTAAACCTTCAAAACTCCTACGATATTCGAGTCGCCAAGGAACAGATCGGCAAAGACCTCGATAAAATCGAGCCGATTACACAGCGCGCCGCGTAA
- a CDS encoding ribonuclease H family protein, whose translation MAHVDDPGGNPPINLWGGGRDTTNNRMKMTAAIVALTVLPPACGVTIYTDSQYLQKGMTLWMAGWTRKDFRRKDGLVPNADLWRTLDALASGRTVTWSWLRGHNGHAGNERADGLASEGRRKTLRTAP comes from the coding sequence GTGGCCCATGTTGATGATCCCGGCGGTAACCCGCCCATAAACCTCTGGGGTGGCGGCCGCGACACCACAAACAATCGGATGAAGATGACGGCTGCCATTGTCGCGCTGACCGTGCTGCCTCCGGCCTGCGGGGTCACGATCTACACCGACAGTCAGTATCTCCAAAAGGGAATGACGCTCTGGATGGCGGGATGGACGCGAAAAGACTTTCGCCGCAAGGACGGTCTGGTACCAAATGCTGACCTTTGGAGAACGCTGGATGCGCTGGCGTCAGGTCGCACCGTGACATGGTCATGGCTCCGCGGGCACAATGGACACGCCGGCAATGAGCGCGCCGACGGGCTTGCGTCGGAAGGGCGGCGAAAGACGTTAAGGACGGCCCCATGA
- a CDS encoding tyrosine-type recombinase/integrase, translating to MGMMRRKLPPNVERNVVKGHVYLSFRVGKGPRIKLPPDPNSDEFRAAYAEAIGKTSQAPTPAKAAERSIGALIIRYLSSTAFKALRNTSKQGYRSRIDQMRKEHGHRSVSGLTKERIQTQILDPLADTPGAALDTLKKLRILIRHARDIEWLNTDPSDGIKRPKSKEIRSWTDSECTAFEKRWKVGTRQRAAYELMLNVGTARADVHRVTWNQFDEDNFEYSRQKTGVEVAMTMAKRCRDAVYALPRKHITVLNTEFGKPFTVDGFSGFMRDAIKAAGLPLDCRPHGLRKTLGRRLADRGVSAHDIMAALGHTTLGEAERYTREADRRRGGRRAGKALDDQTENKTPQTSVVRLGKSQKAV from the coding sequence ATGGGAATGATGCGTCGCAAGCTGCCGCCAAACGTCGAACGAAACGTGGTCAAAGGCCACGTCTACTTGTCTTTCCGCGTCGGCAAGGGGCCGCGCATCAAACTGCCACCCGACCCGAACAGCGACGAGTTTCGCGCCGCGTATGCCGAGGCGATAGGAAAGACGTCTCAGGCACCGACACCGGCAAAGGCGGCTGAACGATCTATTGGTGCGCTGATCATCCGATATCTATCATCGACCGCGTTCAAGGCGCTGCGCAACACCTCGAAGCAAGGCTATCGCAGTCGGATCGATCAGATGCGGAAGGAGCATGGCCACCGCAGCGTGTCCGGTCTGACGAAGGAGCGCATCCAGACGCAGATCCTCGATCCCCTCGCAGACACGCCAGGCGCTGCGCTCGATACGCTCAAGAAGCTTCGCATCCTGATCCGTCACGCACGCGACATCGAATGGCTGAACACCGATCCGTCCGACGGTATCAAGCGACCGAAGAGCAAGGAGATCCGCTCGTGGACGGACAGCGAGTGCACGGCGTTCGAGAAGCGCTGGAAGGTAGGCACCCGACAGCGCGCCGCCTATGAGTTGATGCTGAATGTCGGCACGGCGCGCGCCGATGTCCACCGAGTGACATGGAACCAATTCGACGAAGACAACTTCGAATACTCTCGGCAGAAGACCGGCGTTGAGGTCGCGATGACCATGGCGAAGCGATGCCGGGATGCGGTCTATGCATTGCCGCGCAAGCACATCACGGTGCTCAATACCGAGTTCGGCAAGCCGTTCACTGTCGATGGCTTCAGCGGCTTCATGCGCGACGCCATCAAGGCGGCTGGATTGCCGCTCGATTGTCGGCCGCATGGTCTGCGAAAGACGTTGGGACGACGTCTAGCCGATCGTGGCGTCAGCGCGCACGACATCATGGCTGCGCTCGGACACACCACGCTCGGCGAGGCAGAGCGCTACACGCGCGAAGCTGATCGGCGACGTGGTGGTCGACGTGCTGGCAAGGCGCTCGATGATCAGACGGAGAACAAAACTCCCCAAACCTCAGTCGTCCGTTTGGGGAAATCGCAAAAAGCCGTTTAA
- a CDS encoding RluA family pseudouridine synthase: MQDSASKDSSSDRGQRLEVVVSGDEGSARLDRVLAVHSPELSRSRLKSLILAGQVFVAKPSVAKISIAKGAINPAPVRDPAYHVAAGDTITIDVPPAISAEPKGEAIALDIVYEDDDLIVVNKPKGLVVHPAAGHEAGTLVNALIAHCGGSLSGIGGVCRPGIVHRLDKDTTGLMVAAKNDAAHKSLSAQFADHGRTGALRRGYLAFAWGLPNRPHGTVDAPIDRHPYAREKMAVRASGREAITHWEVRKAFNGRDGKPVAALLACQLETGRTHQIRVHLAHAGHPLMGDGVYGPHFKTKANQLGPSARTALDALGRQALHAYLLAIEHPRTGEILRWEAALPEDLLLLQTALAATE, from the coding sequence ATGCAAGACTCTGCTTCAAAAGACTCATCGTCGGATCGCGGTCAAAGGCTTGAGGTCGTTGTCTCGGGCGACGAGGGGTCGGCGCGCCTTGACCGCGTCCTCGCGGTTCACAGTCCCGAGCTGTCGCGATCGCGCCTGAAATCACTGATTCTCGCGGGCCAAGTCTTTGTTGCAAAACCCTCTGTTGCAAAAATCTCTATCGCAAAGGGGGCGATCAACCCGGCCCCCGTTCGCGACCCCGCTTATCATGTCGCCGCCGGGGATACGATCACAATCGACGTGCCGCCGGCAATATCGGCAGAGCCGAAAGGGGAAGCCATCGCACTCGATATCGTTTACGAGGACGACGATCTGATCGTCGTCAACAAGCCGAAGGGGCTGGTCGTCCACCCCGCGGCTGGCCACGAGGCCGGGACGCTGGTCAACGCCCTCATTGCGCATTGCGGGGGAAGCCTGTCCGGCATTGGCGGCGTCTGCCGCCCCGGCATCGTGCATCGGCTCGACAAGGACACTACCGGACTCATGGTCGCTGCCAAGAACGACGCCGCGCACAAGTCGCTGAGCGCGCAATTCGCGGATCACGGACGCACCGGCGCGTTGCGACGGGGCTATCTGGCTTTTGCCTGGGGACTGCCGAACCGCCCGCACGGTACCGTGGACGCCCCGATCGACCGCCACCCTTATGCCCGCGAGAAAATGGCCGTGCGCGCAAGCGGGCGCGAAGCGATCACCCACTGGGAGGTGCGAAAGGCCTTCAACGGCCGAGACGGCAAACCGGTCGCTGCCCTCCTCGCCTGCCAACTTGAGACCGGTCGCACCCATCAGATCCGGGTACACCTCGCCCATGCCGGCCACCCCTTGATGGGCGACGGCGTCTATGGCCCGCACTTCAAAACCAAGGCCAATCAGCTTGGACCTTCGGCCCGGACCGCCCTCGACGCCCTCGGGCGGCAGGCGCTGCACGCATATCTCCTGGCCATCGAGCATCCCAGGACCGGAGAAATTCTGCGTTGGGAAGCAGCGCTGCCGGAGGATTTACTTCTGCTTCAGACGGCTTTGGCGGCGACGGAATGA
- the rpoH gene encoding RNA polymerase sigma factor RpoH — protein sequence MARTATVPILNGESGLSRYLAEIRKFPMLEPHQEYMFAKRWREHDDREAAHHLVTSHLRLVAKIAMGYRGYGLPISEVVSEGNVGLMQAVKRFEPEKGFRLATYAMWWIKASIQEYILRSWSLVKMGTTANQKKLFFNLRKAKSKISALEEGDMHPDQVKLIAKRLGVTEQDVVDMNRRLGGDASLNAPIRDDGEAGEWQDWLVDHSPTQEAIMAEHEELNHRRQALTGAMGVLNPRERRIFEARRLADEPMTLEDLAAEFNVSRERVRQIEVRAFEKVQSAVKTTIARQEQAALEAAL from the coding sequence ATGGCCCGTACAGCTACCGTGCCGATTCTCAACGGAGAATCCGGTCTTTCCCGTTACCTCGCAGAAATCCGCAAGTTCCCGATGCTGGAACCGCATCAGGAGTACATGTTCGCCAAACGTTGGCGCGAACATGACGATCGCGAGGCGGCGCATCATCTTGTCACCAGCCACCTGCGACTCGTGGCCAAGATCGCCATGGGCTATCGCGGCTACGGCTTGCCGATCTCCGAAGTCGTTTCGGAAGGCAACGTCGGCCTGATGCAGGCGGTGAAGAGGTTCGAGCCCGAAAAGGGCTTCCGCCTCGCCACATACGCCATGTGGTGGATCAAGGCGTCGATACAAGAGTATATCCTGCGTTCGTGGTCGCTCGTGAAGATGGGCACCACCGCGAACCAGAAGAAGTTGTTCTTCAACCTGCGCAAGGCGAAGAGCAAGATTTCCGCGCTTGAAGAGGGAGATATGCACCCGGATCAGGTCAAGCTGATCGCCAAGCGTCTCGGCGTCACGGAGCAGGACGTTGTCGACATGAACCGCCGCCTCGGTGGCGATGCATCGCTCAACGCACCGATCCGCGACGATGGCGAGGCCGGTGAATGGCAGGACTGGCTGGTCGATCATTCGCCCACCCAGGAAGCTATCATGGCCGAGCACGAGGAGCTCAATCATCGGCGTCAGGCGTTGACCGGCGCGATGGGCGTGCTCAACCCGCGCGAGCGCCGCATCTTCGAGGCACGACGCCTCGCGGATGAGCCAATGACGCTGGAAGATCTCGCCGCCGAATTCAATGTGTCGCGCGAGCGCGTGCGGCAGATCGAGGTTCGCGCTTTCGAGAAGGTGCAATCGGCGGTGAAGACCACGATCGCACGACAGGAGCAAGCCGCTCTGGAAGCTGCCCTCTAA
- a CDS encoding GGDEF domain-containing protein — translation MLSVPTLWVVFVVNFMALGLVWTYVMRSYPTLVAARYWASAAYVAAFFTAVSMLRGQVDSMLPLVFGGGGLIFAICIYTMGIQRFYERPVSWQAMLVTVGLSVAGLAFFLYVHDDIRMRIFIYSTAQAVPIGMTLRIVLSRREGRINSGAQLAAIVSVLIICVSAVRSVCAFLNIGGGVSYVNFNGLQAALILGLVFLSMTWNFGFLLMAIDRLRNEVADLALVDDLTGVANRRQLLGRLEEACAMSQRSGEPFALLVIDLDGFKQINDTHGHAAGDACLRHFTLMTQMRLRPGDLLARTGGDEFCILLPTTTLREGAMIARRVLDACREDAAGCAGADVPIAASIGVAQWTKEIGSCSERLLAAADHALYAAKNQGRNRYASCDSAPSIVPDFSPEQAALDQKA, via the coding sequence ATGCTGAGCGTACCGACGCTGTGGGTCGTGTTCGTCGTGAATTTCATGGCGTTGGGTCTGGTCTGGACCTACGTCATGCGGAGCTATCCGACGCTCGTGGCCGCACGATATTGGGCCTCGGCTGCCTACGTCGCCGCCTTTTTTACCGCGGTATCGATGCTGCGCGGTCAAGTCGATTCAATGCTGCCTCTGGTGTTCGGGGGTGGCGGGTTGATCTTTGCGATCTGCATTTACACGATGGGGATTCAACGCTTCTACGAGCGGCCCGTCTCCTGGCAAGCGATGCTTGTCACGGTCGGGTTGAGCGTCGCGGGACTGGCCTTTTTCCTGTACGTGCACGACGATATCCGGATGCGCATTTTCATCTATTCGACGGCTCAGGCAGTGCCGATCGGCATGACGCTGAGGATCGTGCTGTCGCGCAGGGAAGGTCGCATCAATTCGGGAGCCCAACTCGCGGCCATCGTTAGCGTGCTCATCATTTGCGTCAGCGCGGTCAGATCGGTTTGTGCATTTTTGAACATCGGCGGTGGAGTGTCCTACGTCAACTTCAACGGCCTTCAGGCGGCTTTGATTTTAGGTCTCGTGTTCCTGTCGATGACCTGGAATTTCGGTTTTCTGCTGATGGCGATCGATCGGCTGCGCAATGAAGTTGCCGACCTCGCGCTGGTGGATGACCTCACCGGCGTCGCCAACCGAAGGCAGCTGCTGGGGCGGCTGGAGGAGGCGTGCGCAATGTCGCAACGGAGCGGCGAACCTTTCGCGCTCCTCGTGATCGACCTCGACGGCTTCAAGCAGATCAACGACACCCATGGTCACGCCGCCGGCGATGCCTGCCTGCGGCATTTCACGCTGATGACGCAGATGCGGTTACGGCCGGGCGATCTGCTGGCGCGAACCGGCGGTGACGAGTTTTGCATCCTCCTGCCGACCACAACGCTGCGCGAGGGCGCAATGATCGCGCGGCGCGTGCTGGATGCGTGCCGTGAAGACGCCGCCGGATGCGCCGGCGCCGATGTCCCCATCGCGGCATCGATCGGCGTCGCTCAATGGACAAAGGAGATCGGAAGCTGTTCGGAGCGTCTGCTCGCCGCCGCCGATCATGCCCTCTACGCCGCCAAGAATCAGGGAAGAAACCGGTATGCGAGCTGCGATTCCGCACCATCGATCGTTCCGGATTTCTCGCCGGAGCAGGCGGCGCTGGATCAGAAGGCGTAA
- a CDS encoding lytic murein transglycosylase, with protein sequence MLRYGLALTVGVWLAGGLLGGAAQAAQCGGDFNGFLSAMSREAAADGISQGVISQALGGVQQDQAVLNFDRRQRGTFRKSFEQYAATRVGAGRIKGGKAMLMRHASLLSRIEKQFGVPPEILVAIWGLESDFGRGDMGKLPVFRVLATMAHDCRRTELFQRELLAALKIVQRGDLRLNDMVGAYAGEIGQTQFLPSSYIKYGVDYDGNGHVDLRHSVPDVLASTANLLRANGWKAGGDYHQGSANFEAMREWNRSEVYRRTIGYFADKLAGQ encoded by the coding sequence ATGCTCAGATATGGTTTGGCCCTTACGGTCGGCGTCTGGCTCGCAGGCGGCTTGCTGGGTGGCGCGGCGCAGGCCGCGCAATGCGGCGGCGACTTCAACGGGTTTCTCTCCGCGATGTCGCGGGAAGCCGCCGCGGACGGTATTTCGCAGGGCGTGATCTCGCAGGCGCTCGGCGGCGTGCAGCAGGACCAGGCGGTGCTGAATTTCGACCGGCGCCAGCGCGGCACCTTCCGCAAGAGCTTCGAGCAATATGCCGCGACCCGCGTCGGCGCCGGCCGCATCAAGGGCGGGAAGGCGATGCTCATGCGTCACGCCTCGCTGCTGTCGCGGATCGAAAAGCAGTTCGGCGTGCCGCCGGAGATTCTTGTCGCGATCTGGGGGCTGGAAAGCGATTTCGGCCGTGGCGACATGGGCAAGCTGCCGGTGTTTCGGGTGCTTGCCACCATGGCGCATGACTGCCGGCGCACGGAGCTGTTCCAGCGCGAGCTTCTGGCGGCGCTCAAGATCGTACAGCGCGGCGACCTGCGCCTCAACGACATGGTCGGCGCCTATGCGGGCGAGATCGGGCAGACCCAGTTTCTGCCCTCGTCCTACATCAAGTACGGCGTCGATTATGACGGCAACGGCCATGTCGACCTGCGGCATTCGGTGCCGGACGTGCTGGCCTCGACCGCGAACCTTCTGAGGGCCAACGGCTGGAAGGCCGGCGGCGACTATCACCAGGGTTCGGCCAATTTCGAGGCAATGCGGGAATGGAATCGCTCCGAGGTCTACCGCAGGACCATCGGCTATTTCGCCGACAAACTGGCCGGACAGTAA